The following nucleotide sequence is from Penicillium digitatum chromosome 5, complete sequence.
ACCGAAGGCAACACTTTTTCCTCCTCTTTCAAGGCTTTCACACGTGGGCATCGCCGTCGCTCCACGCACGTTACTCGCCGTGATCTTGAGAAGTTTCAATCGGAAGTCCTTGGCATTGAAAACCACGCATGCTGGTTCGACGAAGATAACGGCACCGGCACTCCGCAACCCTTCACTCGTGACGATCCTCAACTAGAGGAATTGAATCGCGCTTTCGCCGACGCCGACGTCTCTATGAACACGAACACCACAAGTATGGCTACCAACGGTACCGGCTCTGGTAACTTCTCGGGTTATGTCGAAAACAGTACTGGCGCGATGAACATACCCAACATCCCTCCCCGCCAGACTCCGTCTCCTTCTCCCTCCCACTCTTCGGTCACCACCCAGATCAATGGTGGCGGAATGGGCGCCATGGGTGCGGCAATTCCAATGAATGCTGGCCACCAGATGGATTTGCATCATCTCTATGAGATGGTAGTAGAATTAAGCGATGTGTTGAAGAACAACCGAGATGTGACCAAGAACATCGTCGCGAATGCGGAAGAGATTGTGGTATGTAGGACCTACGAACGTGCATTCAAATTCGATATTCAGCTAACACAGACTTAGAAAAACGGTATTGTCGACAGCTCTGGTCCAAATGGCCAGCAGGGCGATAACCTCAGTATGTTGACCCCTGGGAAGCCCGATCCACATCCCCATTTACTAACGCCTAGAGCAGTTGCGCGGATTGCCGAACTCGAGCGTGCCCTGGCCAAGGAAAAGCTTGTTAGTGCCGATCACAAGCACTATCGCGAGGAGAACGTGAAGATGATCCGGGAGTTTGAGACTGCCGTTGGTATCATGGTCGAACAAATCCGCAACTACTGCCAGAACAACAATATGCACTACCTTGCCCAGAAGAAGCATTACAATAATGTCCTTCAAGCTGAGCGCGACGCTCATCTGGAAAGCCGACTTGACCGTGACTACTGGCACGCTCAAACCATGAAATGTGCTGAAATGATCCGCACCGCCTACCGTCTCAAAtgcgaagaagatgatgtccCCACTCGCGTCATCTCCGGTCTGCAGAATGAAGTTCGTGCCTACCGCTTTGCGCTTGGCATGGAACCTGAAAAGCCCGAGGAGGAGTATGGCTGGGAATATCTCAAGAATATCCCCGGTCTGGAGTAGATGGGGGCCTATGTGCGGAAGGATTGGGGAATCGTCACCAATTTCTGAGGTCCGCTTGATGCCGTGATGACTGTTTCTTTTCACCGCATACCCCTCGGAGGCGTTTGTGttttcacttttttttggtctctGCTCGGCACTTTTTCCCCTAAGAGATGGTGGCGTTTTTAGGTGTTCTTATTGTCGCGGATACCCCGTGTTTATGAGTGTTATGGTGTTCGACATCAGGACgctcccttttttttttaaatgtCGAAACTAAAGTTCTCTTTGACATCCCTGCTCCCCCACCTAACTAATCCGCCGTAGACTGCACGTACTTGGAAGATCTGCGTACATGGGTCATGTTGTAGGTCTTGTGGTTTCCGCCACCGGAAAGCCGAACCTTCTCCGGATTGGTTCACTtcccaatttttttttaacttgCTAGTCCCTTCTCCCACGCTGCTAATATACTTTTTTTCAATAGTCGGAAACTGGTTATGTTACACTCTCACGTGTCCCCAACCCCCGATTATGTCACCATAGTTGCAAGCTTAATTGCCCAAGTGCATTCGGAAAGTCTGCCAATATCGCTCTCCCTATCCCTTTTAGTACCCTCTTGCATGATTTCACTATGCATTTCTTCCTGAAACAAGCCATGACATTGGGTCATTCACTGTAACTGGTGTACTTTTAACGCATCTGCAAAGCTCTCGGTCGCAGATCATACGGTACTCCCTAGCATTTCTCAGCATTTCCATCTTGTTCGTTGTGACCAGGTCTACAGTATAGTGTTTATCCACCTGATTCTCCTTTCAAATCTTTTTTGTGCGGAAAGTGGGGGACCAGCCAATGATGCGTCGTTCGATCTAGCATTATCCAGTCATTGCGCTCTTTATACGACGCCACACCGCTGATAAACCCTCGACGACCACCTGAGCACTGCGAAATTTGTTCGTTTTATCTCTGACTTTCGAGGTATTTCAAAATGGAGGGAGTTCAGACTGTGGACGTGAGCTGGCTTCATCACTCACAAAAAGGCAAGTCCCACTTTTTATGCTCGCACTTCTTCAGCCTCAAGTCATGGGTAGTTGGAGATGAACCGGGACAGCTTCTGACACTCTCTTCAGATCATTTGTCTCGCACAAAGTCAGTATCAGCAAACGATAGGCCTGGCACAGAGGCAGAGCCAGCGACCTCTCAACCTAAGCCACATCGGAGATCTCGTTCCAACAGCAACCCGGCACGCCCGACACCGGCCCCCTCCGCCTCAGAACCGAAGCCAGCTCCCCAGAATGATGCCGCACAAGCGCAGGCGAAACTATCACCATTTGAGAGGAACGAGGAGCATAAGCCATCTACGCCCTCGCCAGCGTCGCGAAAGACAGATCCCAAACCTATCGGACGACGAAATTCGTGGATCTCCAGTCTAAGCTCGAAGTTTTCGTCTGGATCTACCCCGCCATCGCAACCTAGTCTCAAGGCCAGCCCCGCGAGTCCGAAAACAACATCACCCCTCGACACCCATAACCCATTCGGCGCCGCCTACTTCCCGAGGGATAAGgacgaagagaagaaagacgaCCCCAGTTCCTTTacttcatcatcacctaaGGGGCCCTCGTTTATTCACAATGCACTACGCAAGTTCTCGCACAATTCGGGTGGGTTGCCCAAGTTGAATCCCAATGGCTTGGTCTGTCCACGTCGCGTGATGAACATCGATCGAAACCGGCATCGATGCAAGATTGCGGACTTGAATCAGGCCAAGCTCAACCGAGTCGCATTCTGTGTGGATGTTGAAATAGCGGGCATTTCCCATCGagacgatgacgaggaagctCCTCCAACCAATCAATTACGGCAGCCTCTACCTGGGTCTAATAGCTACAAGCTCAAGAAGGCTGATCTCATATCGAAGGGACAAGACGAAGTTGGGTCTCTGAAGCAACCTCAGGCTACCGTCTTTGAAAAGGATAGTGCAGCTCCCGCTCCAGCCCCTGCTCCAGTTCCGATGCCTGTTCAGACCACCGGTGATGCGAAAGCCCAGTCTAGCTCTCCTCCGACAAATACCACCAGCAAGCCGTCTACTGACCCCAGTCCCAGTGGGGAAGGGACTGATCCAACAAGAAAgcaagagaagaagaagcgttCTGAGGCAGAGCGGAAAGAACGGAAGGAGAGAAAACGAAGACAAGCAGTCGCGAATGGCTCGGTCCCATTGCAACTCGATGCAGAGAATGACGAAGAGGATTTCCAAGGTCCAACACCAGGGCCAGGTCTCCCATGGTCCAAAACGCAAGGCCACCCGACAACCGACCCAGTGCGTATCTATCGCCGTTGTTGCCAGCTACGTGAGACGCCTGTTCTCAAAAGAGTGGTTGATGAGATCTCCAAGCCTTCATCAACACTAGCCGAATCACCCGGCACAGTAGCAGTTTTGGATCTAAGCAATTTCCCCATGACCTCACAGGATTTGACAACGTTCAGCGATTGGCTCGCAGTCGTTCCAGTCCGTAAGCTCATTCTTGAAAACTGTGCCTTGACAGATACTTCCGTGCGAGCCATCCTATCAGCCTTACTTTCTACCAAGACGGTGGAGCAGATGCGCTATCGACGAAGACGATCACGAAGACCAGAGTCTCCAGACTCCAATGATCATGAACGATACGGCGTTGTGGAAAAGCTTTCTCTGAAGGACAACACGAAGATCGGACGGGAAGGATGGCGCCACATCAGCCTTTTTCTTCATCTGTCGAAATCCTTGAAAGCTATCGATTTGTCGGGTATCCCATTTCCTCAAGGCCAGATTGTGATTGATGGTCCTGGGACAACGGGCCAACCCCAATCACACATGGCCGATGTGAGCATTATATTCGCGAGTGCCTTGGCAGAGCGCTTTGCTGGGGACTATCTTGAAGAACTGCTCATGAGCGAGTGTTATCCTTCGGTCAACGCTGTAAAGCAAATCTGCCAGGCGACCACCCAAATGGGTCTGCGAAGACTTGGCTTTGCGAACAATGGTCTGACGAGAGAGGGCCTGGAGCATGTGGCCGAGTACCTCAAAGCCGGGCAGTGCGAGGGACTGGACTTAGGTGGCAACGCTATAAAGAATGATCTCGATCTTGTCACGGGAGCGATTGAACCTGAAACACCGCTTTATGCGCTGAGTCTTGCCGATTGCTCCCTCAATCCGTCGGTAATTTGCCCGTTGCTCCAATCGCTTGCACAGATTCATAACCTCCGGTTCATTGACTTCTCTCACAATCGCGAGTTATTCTCATCACAGCCTAATGCGCTGGGGGCATTCCGTCGCTTCCTGCCGAAAATGCCGTCTTTAAAACGCTTTCATCTCGCTGATGTCGACTTGTCGCCAGATCACGTCATTGGTCTTGCTGAGGTATTGCCGGAGTGCCCCAGTTTGTGCCATCTGAATATTCTGGAGAATGAACAGATTGTAGCTCTAGCCTCTACCACAGACCCCGTTGCTCAGGAAGAAGCATGTGCTGTTTATGCGTCTATGATGGCAGCTGTCCGTGTTTCGCGGACGATCATTGCCGTCGATATCGATGTGCCCGTTGCAGAAAACAACGAAGTTGTCAAAGCGCTAGGATCGCAGATTGTGGCTTACTCGCTGCGGAATCTTGAAGGCGGCGCCATTGCAGAAGAGCTTTCTGACTCTACTTCTCCACTTGAGGATGTCCCTATACCAGAAATTTTGCAACATATTGTCGGACACGCTGGTATTTCCGAAGAGCcctatgatgatgacgatgaggcCGCTCCCGACGAGGATTATGTTATTGGTGGCACAGGTGTTGTTAAAGCATTGGGTGTTTGTCTCGGGAACCTGGACCAGCAAGGTCTCGATATTCTCGGCGAGCAATCTTTACCTGCCAGCGGTACCACAACACCCCGACGCCGCAAGTCTCGAAGTGTTCCCACCAAGCGGCCTCGCGACATGTCGAAGAATTTGCTGGAATCTGCACGCAATATCAGAGTCCGGATCCAGTCGGCCCTTATTCGCGAAGACCATGCAGGTAATGACGCGAATTATCGCCGCCTGCAATTTTTAGACATGACGTTGCATAAGATGATCCAACGCTTTGAGGATGAATACCCAGAAACTCGTGTCCTTCCCCCACCCCCGCCCGCTACTCTAGTCCCTGACAACAATTCCCAACACTCTGGTGATGACGATGGAACCGGCTCTATCGGTGCTAGTGGCAATCTGAACAGCAGCCAGCTTGACGAGACTGGcggcgacgaggaagacgCCGACCAATATGCCGTTCGCCATTCTCGCACAAGTTCTATGACTTCCCTCCACTCTCGGGCCATGACTTCCCAAGAAGGACACATCCACCGCATCGGCCAGAACCTCCGCCGCGACTTCCTTAAACCGTCTCTAGTTCCTGGCGGCAGCGACGACGATTTTGAGTACGAAGGGGATGATTCGCACATTGCCGCTCTTCGGCAAAAGCTCGATCTTTTGCACGAGCAGCAGTCTTTGTCTCAATTCGATGACTTTGACGCCGACATGGCCTACAACCATCTCGGGACTACCGTCGATGAACTCTATGCTTCTCAGCAACAAGACGCCGAAGGATTCGAGCGCTTCAAGCAGTCCCAGATTGCCGCCCAGATCAATAGTGGTTTACGTCCAAGGGATAATGTAAACCCTAGGACAGGCTGCGATGAACCAGAGAGCAAGTCCTCTCCTTAGGTTCTTGTATCTTCATTTTTTATCATCTCGGTTTACCATCTTAACCCCCTGTGTATTCTTTTGCAAGCTTGCGTTCTTATAATATCTGTATATACTTCATGCGCGCGTGTCGTTGAGTATTTTCTATTCAGCCCGGTCTTCTGTATATACGTGGCGGGCACGGAAGGGGCGTAATCCTGTTACCACCAGCATCTTCGACGTCATTGCGACTACCTTATTTGACTATTCATCTACCTGTGGTTATTTCGGGGATGTATCAATCACTCTTCATAATCAAGGAATTTCCCCATCTATTTATTTCTCTCATTCAAAATGGGTCTGAGCACATCTTCCAAGTAGGTAGCAAGGTGTTGGCTGCCTCAGGCCAGTGAGACTACCTGAAAGTGGGTTCCTCGGCTGAACATCCCCGGTTTTCTGGGGTATCACATGTCACCTCCGTCATGGCAATGACCTATTTCTCAACTCCCTCAACGCCATCAAATTCCTCGACTTTCTCAATAGCGGAGATGTATGCGCCCATATCTGGCTGATCAGTCTCTTACAGCTCCGCCATGGCTGCTCAATCTAAACTACTACCGCCCGAACGCTCCATCAAACATATCCTCTCCAGCctaacagccctctaccTGCGAAACCGCACCCGCATCTCCCGCACCGTATACATCGCCCTCTTTGCCGCGCTAGCCAAAAGAATCCACAATGCCATCTCCGAGCAAAAAGCTGCGTCACAGCAGGTAGACCTGCGCCGACGGCCCGGCACTAGCAGTCTAGGCGATGAGGAGCAACCTCGCAAGAAACGCGTGGAGATCAACCGGGAATTCATGACGAACTTGCTCCATCTACTGAAGATTGTCATACCTGGATGGCGAAGTAAGGAGCTACGACTGCTGGTGAGCCATAGCGTCTTTCTGGTGCTCCGGACTTTGCTTAGTTTGTACGTCGCCGAGTTGGATGGAAGACTTGTAAGCAACTTGGTGCGCGGTAGAGGGAAGGATTTCTTGCTCGGTCTTTTCTGGTGGATGATTGTGGCTGTCCCTGCCACTTTCACTAATTCGATGGTAAGTCCCCGGCGATTGGACCCAGGTTACAAGTCTGAAGTGCTGGGATGCGACCGTTCAATGCATTTGCTGACTTGTCGATTTTGGTGTATTAGCTCTCCTACCATCAGTGCAAGCTTGCGCTCAGCTATCGCAAGCGCCTTACAGGCCATATCCACGAGAAGTATCTGTCTAACATGACTTTCTATGCCATCTCTGCCTTGGACGATCGAATAAAGAACCCCGATCAGCTCGTCACGGTCGATGTGTCTCGCTTCTCGGACAGTCTGGCAGAACTGTACTCCAATTTAGCTAAGCCCATTCTCGACATGGCTATTTACAATTACTCGCTCTCTAAAACTGTGGGAGGCGAAGGGTTGTTCATCATGAGTCTGCTAGTGCAGTTATCTGCCAACGTTATGCGTATGCTGACTCCACCATTTGGCAAATATGTTGCCGATGAGGCCAGGTTGGAGGGTGAATTCCGTTTCCTTCATTCACGGCTTATCGATTACAGCGAAGAAGTCGCACTTTACCATGGTCacgaggccgagaaggatACCCTGGACAAGGGTTATTTCACGTTGATCAAGCATGTAAACCGCATTCTGCGCCGGCGCCTTTACCATGGATTCATGGAGGACTTTGTGATCAAGTACTTCTGGGGAGCTATGGGCTTGGTACTCTGTAGTGTGCCTGTCTTCTTCAAGATCCCCGGTCAAGTCACCCACAGCTTGGGGGATCACACTGAAAGTACGTTGATGTCCTTTGATGTTAAATTTTTTTACATTCTGATTACTTACAGGCTTCGTCACAAATCGTCGAATATTGCTTTCTTCCTCGGATGCTTTTGGTCGATTGATGTTCTCCTACAAAGAGATCTCGGAGCTGGCTGGCTACACTTCGCGTGTCTCCTCACTACTGGAAGTGATGGACGATCTCCTCGCGGGAAGGTTCGAGAAGAAGTTGGCGTCCTCCGCCTCAACAGAGGAGAATGCGGCGGTGCTGTCTGGTCGGGGCAAAGTCATAGAAAGCGACGCAATTGAGTTCACTGACGTACCGATCGTCTCCCCGAACGGTGATGTTTTGGTGCGTAAGCTTTCCTTCGCCGTTAACCCCGGTGACCACCTTCTGATCGTCGGACCCAATGGGTGCGGCAAATCCTCTCTGTTCCGGATCCTGGGCGGGCTCTGGCCGGTATATGGAGGCACAGTGAAGAAACCCCCTTTCCAGGATATTTTCTACATTCCCCAGCGACCCTATCTGTCCCGTGGGACCCTGCGACAGCAAGTGATTTACCCAGATGGAGTACGTGAGATGCGTGCCAAGGGTGTCACTGACGCCGATCTTTACGATGTCCTATCAGTGGTTGAGATTGAATCCGTCGTAGATCGCCCTGGAGGCTGGGATGCTGAGGAAGAATGGCGCGACGTGTTATCCGGTGGTCTGCAGCAGCGCATTGCTATGGCCCGGTTGTTCTATCATCGACCCAGGTTCGCCATTTTGGACGAGTGCACATCCTCGGTGACGCTGGAAATTGAGAAGGTCATGTACGAGACGGCCAAGAAACTTGGTACCACGCTCATGACTGTCTCACATCGACGCAGTCTCTGGAAGTATCACCAGAATATTCTGCAATTCGATGGACAGGGTGGCTATATCTTCACCGGCCTAGACTGGGAGCGACGCTTGAAACTCGAAGAGCAAGTTTCCCTAGTTTCCCGATCTTTTTTGCCGAATGCCCACTAACGTTGTCGCAgtgagaaggaagaattgGACTTGCAGCTACGGGCTGTACCGGAATTGCAGCGCCGGGTTGCCGAATTAACGGCCTAGTTTCTTATCCATCGTTTTATGCTCCGTACTATTTGACAGTCTCTTAGCGTTGAACAATGTCTTATGCATCCACTTACAATGATATCGACCAATCCCATCAAAAGTCCCAGTCTCGGCCTTCCACTTTTTGGCATTCTTGTTGTGGACCCCCCTGACAACAGCCAATCAGCGCCAGTTACATCAACACTTGAATTCTCACGATGTTCAAAGAAGCCCTTTGCGGCCCACACTGATGTCGTTATAGATCCCTACGTCATATTCCTGGTCTATCTTGTTTGCCACGAAGAATCCCAGGTTCTTGATGGATTCGTACGTTGCATCGTTGACTTGGCCAGTTTTGCTTCACGTCTTTTTaacttgtactccgtatctTTCCAACTCTCTCCAGTATTCCTATAGAACCCATACAATTTAAACACAGAATGGTCATCTCACAGACAAATCCCAatcaaagaagaaagatcATTATCTTCTCTGGTATGCAACCTCCTTACTATTCACCGTCGCCGAGAAACCCTACCCTGTATCTTCCCAATTCTAGTCCAAACCCTCCAATCCCAACCACAGAGCTCCCAAGTGCACATAAGATGACAaaagaaccccccccccccagattTTGACGGCACAATCTTCCTACAAGACACCGGCCACGTCCTAGTAGACAACCTAGGCTGCGGCGTAGCCTACCGCAACAAGCTCGAAGAACAATTTAAAACTGGCGAGCGATCCTTCCGCGACATTTCAGACGACATGTGGGGATCCCTCAGCATCCCCTTTGGCGACGGCTTCGACATAATGGAAAAGAACCTCGAACTCGACCCGGGCTTCCGCGAATTCCACCAGTATTGCGTCCGCGAGGGTTTCCCCTTCAACGTGATCAGTGCAGGCCTAAAACCCGTTCTGCAGCGCACGCTGGATATCTTCCTCGGCGAGAAAGAGGTAAGTGATTTCCAAGTGCCCTTCCCACCCTCCCTCcaatcaacaacatcaaTTTTCCACTCCAGATCCAACTCCAGATCCAGATCCGTATCACCTAACAACCATCTGCAACCCACCCCCCCACAGGCATCAACAATCGAAATCGTCGCAAACGACCTAAAAGCACCAGGCGGAATCCCGTGGAAACCCGTCTGGCGCGACAACACAGATTCCGGCCACGACAAAGCCGAGAGCGTGAACCAAGCGCGCTCAAAAGCACAGGCAGAATGCGAGCCCGACGAGATCCCGCTGATCGTATTCATCGGCGACGGCGTGTCCGATCTCGCCGCGGCCCGCGAGGCAGATGTTCTCTTTGCGCGCCGCGGTCTACGGCTCGAGGAACACTGTCTCGAACATCACATCCCGTATACGCCGTTTGATAGCTTTGCTGATGTCAAGAGGGAGGTTGAGGCGATTAGTCTTGAGGATCAGAAGAAGACGGGTGGTGTTGGGAAGCCGGTGCGGTATAACCCGCGTGCAAATATGTGGAGGAGGATCTCTAGTAAGGAGGCTGTATGTTTCTCCCTCttcgccccccccccccccccccccccttctttctcttgttTTGAACTAGTTTGGCATGGGGCGGCTTTGCTAATGGGGTTGGATTGTAGGTTCCGACGCTTATGGCTACGGCTACACCTTCGCGGGATGAGAGGATGGTGCTTTGGCCGGATTATTTCTCGGAGCCCAAACAGACTCAGACTGAGCCGACGATTCAGGAGTGAAGTTGTTGTGGGGGGCTGGATACATTTTGGAGGCTCACGTTGTCATTGTTTGGACTTCTTTctggttttggttttggtcTGGAGTGGGCGTTGGTTCAATATTTTCAGTTATGACTGCCTCGAGGTAGAATCGCTCTATTTTTCGAGATTGGCTTGTTTATTTGCCTAGCTCTGTAAAGATCAAGTGCAGATCAAGTCTTTTCATCAACGAGTCAAGGATCTGTGTAACAGAAGGTGTAAAAGGAGGGATGTACTATTATTGCTAAGGATGCCGAAGAAGCCCATCAACAACTTGTATAATCACCAGAAAAGAAGGGAGGCTTCGCACTACCTATGTCAAACCACAGTCTGTTTATGCCGAAACATCCAGAGGCTCGATATTCCAGATACTATCAGCGTACTCATTAGTGACGCGATCCATAGAGAAGAATCCCATGCGCGCAACAGAGGAAATCGACTTGGCCAGCCACTCCTCCTGATTCTGGAATGCCTCGTCGACCATCTCGTGCGTGGTGATGTAGGAGTTGAAATCGTCCGAGACGAGGTAGTAATCGCCATGCTCTTCAATAGAGCTAGTGAGCGCCAAGAAATCAGCTTTGTCACCGAACATGTTGTCTTTAATTGCGTTGAAGACGCGCTCCAGCTGTGGGTCCAGTTTGAAGTCGCCGTAGAAGTGTCGATGACGTAGGTCCTCGACGTCTTCTGCAAGATTGCCGAAGAGGAAAATGTTCTGCACCCCGATCTCACGGGTAATCTCGATCTGTGCGTTGAGTTAGTATTGCTGGGACGGAACTTGGGTCCATGCTAGCGGAAGAAGACTTACGTTGGCTCCATCGCAGGTGCCAATGATCAGACCGCCGTTCAGGACAAACTTCATATTGCTCGTGCCGCTGCCTTCGGTACCAGCGGTTGAGATGTGCTCGCTGATATCCGAAGCAGGGCAGATAATCTCTGCCTTGCTAACATTGTAATCTGCAATGAAGATGACCTTCAGAAGGTCACCAATCTCCGGGTCCTTGTTCACTACATCAGCCACCTTGTTGATGAGATGAATGATGGTCTTCGCCATCCAGTAACCGGGGGCTGCCTTGCCTCCGAAGATGGAAACTCGAGGCAccactttcttcttctcttcggcCGACATGGCTTTGATGCTCAAGTAGCGGTGGATAACCCCAAAGATGTTGAGCTGTTGACGCTTGTACTCATGGATACGCTTCACCTGCACGTCAAAGAGGGCATTTGGATTGACATCGAATCCCGTGGTGGCCTTGATGTGTTTGGCTAGACGCAGTTTGTTCTCCCGTTTGATGACTGCCCACTCCTCGCGGAAAGCCTTGTCGTCAACAAATGCCTCTATCTTGTCTAGAAGAGTGAGATCCTTCAGGAAGTCGTAGCTTCCAAGCTTCTCTGCAATCAACGCAGACAACCGGGGGTTGGCCTGGTGGAGCCAACGCCTCGGAGTGATGCCATTGGTGACATTGGTGAAACGGTCTGGTCCATAGATCTTCACAAAGTCTTTGAAGAGAGTGGTCTTGAGCAGGTCTGAATGTAGCTCGGCCACACCGTTCACTTTGTGAGAGCCAATGATGGCCAGATAGGCCATACGCACCATCTTGGGATGCGACTCTTCAATGATGGAGACGCGTGAGAGGATCTCTCGGTCATTGGGGAATCGCTTCTCAACAGATtgcaagaagaagagattAATTTCGTAGATAATTTGCAAGTGCCGCGGAAGCAGGTTCTGCATCAGCGGGACAGACCATTTCTCCAGCGCTTCGGGAAGGACGGTGTGATTGGTATACCCAAAGGTCTTGATGACGATGCTCCATGCCTCGTCCCATTCCAAGCCTTCCTTGTCAATCAAGATTCGCTGGAACTCAACAATTGCAAGGGTAGGGTGGGTGTCGTTAAGCTGGATGGCGACCTGATCAGGGAACTCGGCCCAGGCTCGTTTGGTCTTCTTGAACCGGCGAACTATGTCATAGAGCGAGGCAGCACACCAGAAGTACTGCTGCTTCAGACGCAGTTCTTTGCCTCGCTCGAGGTTATCATTAGGGTAGAGAACAGCTGAGATTGTTTCCGCCCTCTGCTGGTCGGCTACTGCGCTTTCGTAGTCTCCAGCGTTGAACTTCTGGAAGTCAAACTCTCCGCTGCTGGCCTTGCTGGACCACAGACGAAGGTTGTTGGTGGTCTTCGTACCGTACCCGGGAATGGGGACATCGTATGCGATGGCTTGAACAATCTCACCATCCTCCCATGAGTGCGAGATCTTGCCACTCTCATCCTGGTATTTTTTGACGTTGCCATAGAACTGGATGTCGACTGTGATTTCGTGTCGCGGGAATTCCCAGGGGTTATTATCCAGCCAGTAGTCAGGAATCTCCACTTGGTA
It contains:
- a CDS encoding Phosphorylase, coding for MSTVSDPVAPTELVQQQPRRERRPSVGAPIADLQGPVGPGFSRPKHKRTFTGLGPAEIKNVEASIPEPLREAWRKYSATEFTTKEEFEKDLVRHIETTLARSLYNCDELAAYSGTALAFRDRLIIEWNKTQQRQTFTDQKRVYYLSLEFLMGRTLDNAMLNVGLKDVARDGLSDLGFRVEDVINQEHDAALGNGGLGRLAACFLDSMATLNYPAWGYGLRYRYGIFKQEIVNGYQVEIPDYWLDNNPWEFPRHEITVDIQFYGNVKKYQDESGKISHSWEDGEIVQAIAYDVPIPGYGTKTTNNLRLWSSKASSGEFDFQKFNAGDYESAVADQQRAETISAVLYPNDNLERGKELRLKQQYFWCAASLYDIVRRFKKTKRAWAEFPDQVAIQLNDTHPTLAIVEFQRILIDKEGLEWDEAWSIVIKTFGYTNHTVLPEALEKWSVPLMQNLLPRHLQIIYEINLFFLQSVEKRFPNDREILSRVSIIEESHPKMVRMAYLAIIGSHKVNGVAELHSDLLKTTLFKDFVKIYGPDRFTNVTNGITPRRWLHQANPRLSALIAEKLGSYDFLKDLTLLDKIEAFVDDKAFREEWAVIKRENKLRLAKHIKATTGFDVNPNALFDVQVKRIHEYKRQQLNIFGVIHRYLSIKAMSAEEKKKVVPRVSIFGGKAAPGYWMAKTIIHLINKVADVVNKDPEIGDLLKVIFIADYNVSKAEIICPASDISEHISTAGTEGSGTSNMKFVLNGGLIIGTCDGANIEITREIGVQNIFLFGNLAEDVEDLRHRHFYGDFKLDPQLERVFNAIKDNMFGDKADFLALTSSIEEHGDYYLVSDDFNSYITTHEMVDEAFQNQEEWLAKSISSVARMGFFSMDRVTNELWFDIAIIVHPSFYTFCYTDP